GCTGGTTCCCCTGATCCAGCCTCCGATCATCAAGCTGTGCACCAGCAAGGCCGACCGTGCCATCACGATGGACAAGCTTCGTCCCGTCAGCAAGCTTGAAAGGATTTTGTTCCCCATCGTCGTCACGGTCGTGACTGGTCTGATCTTGCCCATGTCGGTGCCTTTGATCGGCGTGCTGATGTTCGGCAACCTGATCCGCGAGTGCGGTTGCGCCGACCGCCTCAGCGACACGGCTCAGAACGCGATCATGAACACCACCACGATTTTCCTGTCGCTGACCGTCGGGGCCACGATGGAAGCGGACAAGTTCCTGACCCTCGGCACGATCAAGATCATCGTCCTCGGCCTGGTCGCCTTTATGGCCAGCACGGCGGGCGGCTGCTGGTTCGGGCAGCTCCTGAAAGGGTTGAGCGGCGGCAAGATCAACCCGATGATCGGCGCTGCCGGAGTGTCCGCCGTCCCCATGGCGGCCCGCGTCGTCCAGGTGCTTTGTCAGAAGGAAAATCCCGGGCACTTCCTGCTGATGCACGCCATGGGGCCCAACGTGGCCGGCGTCATCGGCACGGCCGTCGCCGCGGCCGTCATGTTGACGCTGCTGTCTCACTGAGTTCGGCCGTCTACAAAAAATCCTCTCGTCCGCGGACGAGAGGATTTTTTTGTGGACGGTCAGTCCGTTTCGGGAACCATGGCAGGGAATGGCGTCTTTTCCCGGAGAAAAAACGGCCGACGATGGGGCAAAGCAGTGTGGGCCACGGAACAGGAGTTTGGTGTGCGCTTTCATGGGGCGACCTCGCTTCCGTTGAAAACGATTTATTTGTTTTCATAGAGGAAAAAGCTTTTTATGCAATTCGAGGTGTACAATATCGCCATGCGGTGTCGTCGTTTCTGAAAGGCGGCGTCGGTGCGCAGGTTATCGTGCCGCCACGGGCGTGCAGGTATTTTTTCGTCCGGGAGAAAGAGCGTATGAAGCTGCCCTCTTATTTTTACGGTATTTTCGTGCTGACGTTGTGTGCCCATAGCCTGATTTCTATCATCTACGTGCTGCCGTCGCTGCCGCTGCCGATTGGCGGCGTGTCAAAGCGCATGAGACTGGATGGAGTGCTGGCGGCTATCGGCTGTTTTGCGGCGGGAGCATCCCCCGCGATCTACGCGACGCTGTGGCGTTATCCGCCGCTGCGCGCGCAAACGAGCAAGGAGGCGGAAGCCCGATGATCCGAGCACATTTTGACGGCGCCTCGCGCGGCAATCCCGGCGAGGCCGGCGCCGGCATGGTGATTTACGACGACGAACGGGTGATCTGGCGTCGTGCGCTGCCGTTGGGCATGAAGACCAACAACGAGGCGGAGTATATGGCGCTGGGGCTGCTGCTCGACGAGCTTGAACGTCGTGGTCTGAAGAACGCGGAAATTTGCGGCGACAGCAAACTGGTGATATCGCAGGTGACGGGGCAGTGGAAGATCAAAGAACCCCGTCTGAAAGCGATGGCCGCCCCGATCATCGAGCGTACCCGCGCTCTGCAAGCGCGCTGCCGCTGGGTGCCGAGGGCCCAGAACGCCGAAGCCGACCGCCTGTCCAACGTGGCGCTGGACAAGGGGGAATTCATCGAGAGCGTGCCTTCGGATCCCGGCGAGCCGGTTCCCGAAAAGCAGCTTGACATTTTCGCCGCGGCACGAGGGCTGTCGGCGGGGAAGTCCGGCGGCCCCGAACTTCGGCGGGTCGGAGCAAAGGTATGGCTTGTGAAGGAAAACGGCGAAGAATTTGCCGTCGACGTGGAACATCACTGCTGCACCTGTGAAGAGGGGCGTAAAATTGGCCGTTGTCGGCATATCGATCTTGTTTTAATGAAAAATCCAACTGTGCTGTAGTATCTTTTTCGGTGATTTGGGGCGGGCCGCTTCTGTCGTTTTTGCGTGGTTCATCCGATGAAATCAGGCACGTTGTCGAAAATATAACGGAAAGACGTAGATCGTCTTCTATTTTTGTTCATAAAAATCTCAAAATCTTGAGGTGAATAAATGAAAATGAGCTCCACAAAAATACTGAAAGTGGTATTATGATGCATGTGGGAATGCTTCTATATGACTTAAAAGTTTTTGCAGAGCAAAATAAAATTTCGTCGCGAAGGACTTCTCGTAAACGTGCTGGCGAATAAAACTTGCCTTATTTCCCGTCAAAATCAGGCAGATGCGTTGCAATTATACAATGTCCGGGAGGAGACACATGCTTAGACCTATTGCTCAGGAACTTGCGGAAAACATTTCCCGCGTCATCGGTTACGACGTCGTCATCACCGATACCGACGGAATCACGATCGGCTGCAGCGATCCTGACCGCGGCATCGGTACGCTGAACGAGGCGTGCGCCATTGTCGGGCGCACGGGCCAGTCTCGTTGGGAAACGGAAGAGGATGCCCGCCGTCTGAGAGGCGTCAAACCCGGCGTCACCTATCCGATCCTCGATACTGAGCAGCATGTGATCGGCACGATTGCCATCACGGGAGATCCCGAAAAGGTCAAGCCGTTCGCCCAGCTTGTCAAAAGCCAAGCCGAGCTGTACCTGAAAGAGCGCATGATCACGCGCGAACTGCTGGAGCGCGAGCGCAATCTTCAGGCTCTGGTGGCCGATATCGCCCTGTTCCGCCCCGGCATCAACGATCCGCAGGTGATCGAGACCAAGGCGGCGCTGATGGGCTACGACAAAACGCTGGCCTATTCGGTGATCGAGATCGACACGTCGTCGCAAAGCAGCGAGGACGGCGACTATCCCGAGCGCGACCGGACGCTGATGGACATTCGCCAGATCTTCAACGCCCCCGGCGACGTTTCCGGCAGCGTCGGCCCCCATCGCTACGTGGTCTTCCGCAGCGCCATGCGCGGCCGCGAGTTCAATCGCGACAAGTTCTACGTGGCGGTACGCGAGCAGTGCCTGCAGTTGACCGAGCAGCTCAAGCGCCGCGGCTTTTCCGCCGTGGTCGGTATCGGCAGCGTGCAGGACGGCATTCCCGGGCTGGTTTCGTCATACCGCGAGGCGCAGGTCGCCCTGAACGTCGGCAGCAAACTGCTTCCGCGCGACAAAGTCCACATCATCACCGACTTCCGCGTCGAAGAGCTGTTGCTCTGTTCCGAGCCCCGCCTGCTCGACAGCATGGTGGAGCGCGAACTGGCGCCGCTTTTTGTGCGCACTGACGGCGAGGAACTGCAGGAGACGATCGTGGCCTGGTGCGAAAGCGGCTTCAGCGTCGTGCGCGCCGCCGAACTGCTGCACGTACACCGCACCACGGTGGATTACCGCCTTGAAAAGCTGGAGAGCATCCTCGGCGTCAAGCCGCGCGATTTCCGCGAAATGAGCCGCTTTTACTGGTCAGTGATCCTGTGGCGGAACGGCAAGGGCAATCCCAAGACGATCAGGAACAAACGCTGAAAACTCGTAAAACGAAAAAGACCGGTCGCGTGACCGACGATGTCCTCCGCAGGACAAACGCCAAGCAGCCGGGAGCTGATGATTCAAATGAATGCATCAGCTCCCGGCCGCTTGGCGTTTGTGTGTTTTTTGAGCGGAGGGGGGCGGTCCCTTTTACCAGGCGGCGACGCAGCCGTCGGCGCGCGGCTCGGTGGCGCCGATGAGCACGTCGTCGCCGCCGCGCAGGATCATCTGGCCGCGGCCGAAGCTGAGGAAGTCGTCGGTGACGGTCACTTCGTGGCCGCGTTTGCGCAGCCCTTCGGCCACGGCAGGGTCAAAGCCGGCTTCCAGTTCCACCTTCTTGCCGCCGATCCACTGCCAGCGCGGCGCGTCGAGAGCTTCCTGGGGATTGAGGCCGTAATCGATCATGTTCATCAACACCTGTACGTGTCCCTGGGGCTGCATGAAACCGCCCATGACGCCGAAGGGACCGACGGCCCGGCCGTCCTTCATCAGGAATCCGGGGATGATGGTGTGATAGGGCTTCTTGCCCGGGGCAATGCAGTCGTCGGACCGCGGATCGAGCTTGAAGCCGTTGCCGCGGTCGTTCAGCGCGATGCCGTAGCCGGGGATGACGATGCCGCTGCCGAAGCCGCGGAAGTTGCTCTGGATGTGCGAGATCATGTTGCCTTCGCTGTCGGCGGCGCACATATAAACCGTGCCGCCGCACTGCGGATCGATGGGCTTCGGCAGCAGCGCCTCCGCGCCGATTTCACCGCTGCGTCCCGCGGCGTAGGCGTCGCTGAGCAGAAAATCCGTCTTCATCTTCATGAAGCGCGGATCGGCGATGTAAGTCTGTCCGTCGGTGAAAGCCAGCTTCATCGCTTCCAGCTGTTTGTGTACCGTCGGCTCGGCGTCGCGACCCAGCGAGGTGTCCATCTTCTGCAGCATGTTCAGCGTCATCAGCGCGACGATGCCGTGGCCGTTGGGCGGAATTTCGCAGACTTCGTAGCCTTTGTAGTTGGTTCTGACCGGTTCGACCCATTCGGCCCGGTACGCCGCCAGGTCCTCGGCGCGCAGGAGGCCCCCCGTCTCTTTCGAGAACGCGTCGAACGCCGCGGCGATTCGGCCGCGGTAGAAGCTCTCGCAGTTCGTCTCGGCAAGTTCGCGCAGAGTCCTGGCGTGATCGGGAAGTCTGACCAGGCTGCCGATCGCCGGGGCGCCGTTTTTGAGGAACGTTTCGAAGAACGGACGGAATTCCGGCTTGTCCCTGAACGGCATGAAGACTTTGGCCGCGTCGTTCCAAAGACGGCCGACGATGGGATGGACGGGATAACCGTTTTCGGCGTAGTCGATGGCGGCGGCGAACAGCTCTTTGAAGGGCAAGCGTCCGAAACGTTGGTGCAGTTCGCTCCAGGCCGATACGGCGCCGGGCACCGTGACGGAATCCCAGCCGCGCTGCGGCATGGAATCGTAGCCTTTGGCCTTCATCTTCTCGAGGGTCTGAAGCTTCG
The nucleotide sequence above comes from Pyramidobacter porci. Encoded proteins:
- a CDS encoding sodium ion-translocating decarboxylase subunit beta, with the protein product MSVVSEAFARIVGESGFAGLTGGNIVMLLVAFALLYLAIGRGFEPLLLIPIAFGCLLANLPLSGITSGPVLDALGNETQAGGFLYYMSFGTVKEIYPVIIFMGIGAMTDFTPLLANPITFLLGAAAQLGVFIALFGAMVLGFSVQEAASIAIIGGADGPTSIYLCSKLAPQILGAVAVASYSYMSLVPLIQPPIIKLCTSKADRAITMDKLRPVSKLERILFPIVVTVVTGLILPMSVPLIGVLMFGNLIRECGCADRLSDTAQNAIMNTTTIFLSLTVGATMEADKFLTLGTIKIIVLGLVAFMASTAGGCWFGQLLKGLSGGKINPMIGAAGVSAVPMAARVVQVLCQKENPGHFLLMHAMGPNVAGVIGTAVAAAVMLTLLSH
- a CDS encoding ribonuclease HI family protein; the protein is MIRAHFDGASRGNPGEAGAGMVIYDDERVIWRRALPLGMKTNNEAEYMALGLLLDELERRGLKNAEICGDSKLVISQVTGQWKIKEPRLKAMAAPIIERTRALQARCRWVPRAQNAEADRLSNVALDKGEFIESVPSDPGEPVPEKQLDIFAAARGLSAGKSGGPELRRVGAKVWLVKENGEEFAVDVEHHCCTCEEGRKIGRCRHIDLVLMKNPTVL
- a CDS encoding CdaR family transcriptional regulator encodes the protein MLRPIAQELAENISRVIGYDVVITDTDGITIGCSDPDRGIGTLNEACAIVGRTGQSRWETEEDARRLRGVKPGVTYPILDTEQHVIGTIAITGDPEKVKPFAQLVKSQAELYLKERMITRELLERERNLQALVADIALFRPGINDPQVIETKAALMGYDKTLAYSVIEIDTSSQSSEDGDYPERDRTLMDIRQIFNAPGDVSGSVGPHRYVVFRSAMRGREFNRDKFYVAVREQCLQLTEQLKRRGFSAVVGIGSVQDGIPGLVSSYREAQVALNVGSKLLPRDKVHIITDFRVEELLLCSEPRLLDSMVERELAPLFVRTDGEELQETIVAWCESGFSVVRAAELLHVHRTTVDYRLEKLESILGVKPRDFREMSRFYWSVILWRNGKGNPKTIRNKR
- a CDS encoding gamma-glutamyltransferase family protein produces the protein MKFDMLNYRYPSRRSVICGRKGMVCTSQPLAAQAGLDILKKGGNAVDAMIATAICMTVLEPTGNGLGSDAFDLVWFGGKLYGLNGSGGAAKLQTLEKMKAKGYDSMPQRGWDSVTVPGAVSAWSELHQRFGRLPFKELFAAAIDYAENGYPVHPIVGRLWNDAAKVFMPFRDKPEFRPFFETFLKNGAPAIGSLVRLPDHARTLRELAETNCESFYRGRIAAAFDAFSKETGGLLRAEDLAAYRAEWVEPVRTNYKGYEVCEIPPNGHGIVALMTLNMLQKMDTSLGRDAEPTVHKQLEAMKLAFTDGQTYIADPRFMKMKTDFLLSDAYAAGRSGEIGAEALLPKPIDPQCGGTVYMCAADSEGNMISHIQSNFRGFGSGIVIPGYGIALNDRGNGFKLDPRSDDCIAPGKKPYHTIIPGFLMKDGRAVGPFGVMGGFMQPQGHVQVLMNMIDYGLNPQEALDAPRWQWIGGKKVELEAGFDPAVAEGLRKRGHEVTVTDDFLSFGRGQMILRGGDDVLIGATEPRADGCVAAW